The Listeria monocytogenes genome window below encodes:
- the sugR gene encoding efflux SMR transporter transcriptional repressor SugR codes for MTKKRIKEVALTLFAEKGYDGTALSEIAKAVGIKTPSLYAHFVSKEALFLEVYQDSIQMELTELGRVAEREDLVGEEKLQAIFFVATDFSSNPNEKKFFQRAVFYPPKSLFQELKEETKTYEQLTNQILRETLEKIVSGEALIRWMHVFYALLDGLSVEHGIYDETEFELRRKSAWAVLASLLK; via the coding sequence ATGACGAAGAAACGGATTAAAGAAGTAGCGTTAACCCTTTTTGCGGAAAAAGGCTACGATGGGACGGCACTTTCGGAAATCGCGAAAGCTGTTGGAATTAAGACGCCATCGTTATATGCCCATTTTGTATCAAAAGAGGCTCTTTTTTTAGAAGTTTATCAAGATAGCATCCAGATGGAATTAACAGAACTCGGACGAGTGGCGGAGCGAGAGGATTTAGTTGGGGAAGAAAAGCTACAAGCTATTTTCTTTGTGGCAACAGATTTTTCTAGCAATCCTAATGAGAAGAAATTTTTCCAGCGCGCCGTCTTTTATCCACCTAAGTCACTTTTTCAAGAATTAAAGGAAGAAACAAAGACATACGAACAACTGACGAATCAGATATTGCGCGAAACATTAGAAAAAATAGTATCCGGAGAAGCGCTTATAAGGTGGATGCACGTTTTTTATGCACTGCTTGATGGACTGAGTGTGGAGCACGGCATTTATGATGAAACGGAATTTGAGTTGCGAAGAAAATCTGCTTGGGCAGTTCTCGCAAGTTTACTCAAATGA
- the sugE1 gene encoding quaternary ammonium compound efflux SMR transporter SugE1, which translates to MAWFYLIMAGLSEIVWAFGLKESHGFTMLGWSLLTIAFLIVSFGLFSISMKSIPIGTAYAVFTGIGAAGTAIIGMLFLSEGVSFWKIVSLIVLLTGIIGLKLVDGNESEKEAK; encoded by the coding sequence TTGGCTTGGTTTTATTTAATTATGGCAGGATTATCAGAAATTGTTTGGGCATTTGGACTGAAAGAATCGCATGGTTTCACAATGTTAGGATGGAGCCTTTTGACAATAGCATTTTTGATTGTTAGTTTTGGTTTATTTTCGATTTCCATGAAGTCCATTCCGATTGGGACGGCGTATGCTGTTTTCACTGGAATTGGGGCTGCTGGGACAGCGATTATTGGGATGCTTTTCCTTTCAGAAGGTGTTTCGTTTTGGAAGATTGTTTCGCTTATCGTATTATTAACAGGGATTATTGGTCTGAAACTAGTGGATGGCAATGAGTCTGAAAAGGAGGCTAAATAA
- the sugE2 gene encoding quaternary ammonium compound efflux SMR transporter SugE2, with translation MDWIFLLVAGLCEMVFVVMLKLSDGFKKLGYAILTIIFMSASFFLLSLALKTIPIGTGYAIWTGIGAVGSVTLGMIVFKERKSVGKLLFITMIIAGVVGLKLTSGV, from the coding sequence ATGGATTGGATATTTTTACTCGTAGCAGGTTTATGCGAAATGGTCTTCGTTGTCATGCTGAAATTATCAGATGGCTTTAAAAAACTTGGATATGCGATACTGACGATTATTTTTATGTCGGCAAGTTTCTTTTTACTATCCCTCGCGCTTAAGACGATTCCGATTGGTACAGGTTATGCGATTTGGACAGGAATTGGCGCCGTTGGTAGTGTGACACTTGGAATGATTGTTTTTAAAGAACGTAAGAGTGTTGGTAAATTGCTCTTTATTACAATGATTATTGCCGGCGTGGTCGGCTTGAAATTAACATCTGGTGTTTAA
- a CDS encoding D-alanine--D-alanine ligase — protein MKTKLILLYGGKSAEHEVSLQTAFSVINALDLEKFEAAPIYITNEGEWIQGPLLSGKLDFVEQLRFSATDTIKLATTESEKSEGEAISPAVLEADGQETVVFPLLHGPNGEDGTVQGLFEVLNIPYVGNGVLASSAAMDKIVMKKIFADAGIPQVPAVAVRLIDWKNYQAEMIAEMEEVLTYPVFVKPANLGSSVGISKATNKKELADAMTEAFLYDRRVVVEQGVVAREIEMGVLGNDTPVCSVPGEILPEGAVATFYDYKAKYQDNNTALIIPTEVDSEILEQMKEYAVQAFLGLDASGLVRADFFLTEDNQLFLNEVNTMPGFTPYSMYPLLWQETGLPYGALIERLVDLAKERHAAKNALKYKLED, from the coding sequence ATGAAAACCAAATTAATTTTGTTATACGGTGGGAAATCTGCTGAACACGAAGTTTCCTTACAAACAGCATTTTCAGTTATCAACGCTTTGGATTTAGAAAAATTCGAAGCTGCGCCAATATATATTACGAATGAAGGGGAGTGGATTCAAGGACCACTTCTTTCTGGAAAGTTAGATTTTGTCGAACAATTACGTTTTTCGGCTACAGATACAATAAAACTTGCTACAACTGAATCAGAAAAATCAGAAGGGGAAGCGATTAGCCCGGCCGTTTTAGAAGCGGACGGACAAGAAACAGTCGTATTCCCACTTTTACATGGTCCAAACGGAGAAGATGGCACTGTCCAAGGATTGTTCGAAGTATTAAACATTCCATATGTTGGTAACGGTGTATTGGCTTCTTCTGCTGCAATGGACAAAATCGTTATGAAGAAAATTTTTGCAGATGCTGGCATTCCGCAAGTTCCAGCAGTTGCAGTGCGTTTAATTGATTGGAAAAACTATCAAGCGGAAATGATTGCGGAAATGGAAGAGGTACTTACCTATCCAGTCTTCGTAAAACCGGCAAATCTTGGTTCAAGTGTTGGTATTAGTAAGGCAACAAACAAAAAAGAATTAGCGGACGCAATGACAGAAGCATTTTTATATGATCGTCGTGTGGTTGTTGAACAAGGTGTCGTTGCACGCGAAATCGAAATGGGCGTACTTGGAAATGATACGCCAGTTTGCTCTGTTCCAGGTGAAATTTTGCCAGAAGGTGCAGTTGCTACGTTTTACGATTACAAAGCAAAATACCAGGATAACAATACTGCGTTAATTATTCCGACTGAAGTAGATTCGGAAATCTTGGAACAAATGAAAGAATATGCAGTTCAAGCATTCCTAGGTCTTGATGCAAGCGGACTCGTGCGAGCGGACTTTTTCTTAACGGAAGATAATCAGTTATTCTTAAATGAAGTGAATACAATGCCAGGTTTCACACCGTACAGCATGTATCCTCTTCTTTGGCAGGAAACGGGCTTACCGTATGGAGCGTTAATTGAACGATTAGTCGATTTAGCGAAAGAACGCCACGCAGCCAAAAATGCACTTAAATATAAATTAGAAGACTAA
- a CDS encoding UDP-N-acetylmuramoyl-tripeptide--D-alanyl-D-alanine ligase, whose product MKKTVGEIVAMLDSSIHVDAFRDVVITGVCFDTRQIKSGDLFVPFVGNVRDGHEFVGQAREMGAVATFWQKNVPNPPTDFPVILVEDTLLALQELAAKYIQQVKPKVIAITGSNGKTTTKDIMAAIVETTYKVHYTGGNFNNHIGLPYTILTMPEDTEVAVLEMGMNHRHEIEVLSKIAKPDIAIITNIGEAHIEYLGSREEIAKAKLEITAGLNPSGILIYPHEETLLLGNINGDFRQLTFGKSEAAEIYPLEIQAEAEGTSFITNWEPELEIFVPIIGEHNVFNTMAAMLAAREIGIEGEKIQSALKNMERSKSRLEWITTKSGARILNDAYNSSPTALKTVLKTFMHMDSSGKPKYLVLADMLELGDLSTKLHQESAEVLESDTIEKVFLYGDAMKAFGEVAEAKIGQGKVHHFDTKESLETALLSEIKGNEWILVKGSYGMGLKDVVENLIIK is encoded by the coding sequence TTGAAAAAAACAGTAGGCGAAATAGTAGCAATGTTAGATAGTTCCATTCATGTAGATGCATTTCGCGATGTCGTCATTACTGGCGTTTGTTTTGACACAAGGCAAATAAAGTCAGGTGATTTATTTGTTCCGTTTGTAGGGAATGTGCGCGATGGACATGAATTTGTGGGGCAAGCACGAGAAATGGGTGCTGTAGCTACTTTCTGGCAAAAAAATGTACCAAATCCACCAACGGATTTCCCGGTTATTTTAGTAGAAGATACTTTGCTCGCGCTTCAAGAACTAGCGGCAAAATATATCCAACAAGTAAAGCCTAAAGTTATTGCGATTACCGGAAGCAATGGTAAAACGACGACAAAAGATATTATGGCTGCGATTGTAGAAACAACGTACAAAGTGCATTATACTGGTGGGAACTTTAATAACCATATCGGCTTACCATATACGATTTTAACGATGCCAGAAGATACGGAAGTTGCTGTACTTGAAATGGGCATGAATCATCGTCATGAAATTGAAGTACTTTCCAAAATTGCTAAACCCGATATCGCGATTATTACGAATATCGGTGAGGCGCATATTGAATATCTTGGTTCGCGCGAAGAAATTGCCAAAGCAAAACTGGAAATTACTGCGGGGCTTAATCCCAGTGGAATTTTAATTTATCCACATGAAGAAACTTTACTGCTAGGGAATATTAATGGTGATTTTAGACAGCTCACTTTTGGTAAGTCGGAAGCTGCGGAAATTTATCCGTTAGAAATCCAGGCGGAAGCAGAAGGTACTTCTTTTATAACTAATTGGGAACCGGAACTAGAAATTTTTGTCCCTATTATTGGTGAACATAACGTTTTCAATACAATGGCAGCGATGCTTGCGGCAAGAGAAATTGGAATTGAAGGCGAAAAAATTCAATCTGCGCTGAAAAATATGGAACGTTCTAAAAGTCGTTTAGAATGGATTACAACGAAAAGTGGCGCGCGTATTTTGAATGATGCTTATAACTCTAGTCCGACAGCGCTCAAAACGGTTTTAAAAACGTTCATGCATATGGATTCGAGCGGCAAACCAAAATATTTGGTCCTTGCTGATATGTTGGAGCTTGGTGATTTGTCGACAAAACTACACCAAGAATCAGCTGAGGTGTTAGAAAGTGACACGATTGAGAAAGTTTTCTTATATGGTGATGCGATGAAAGCATTTGGAGAAGTAGCGGAAGCGAAAATTGGTCAGGGAAAAGTTCATCATTTTGACACGAAAGAATCGCTTGAGACGGCGCTTCTTTCTGAAATAAAAGGAAATGAGTGGATACTGGTCAAAGGTTCTTACGGAATGGGCTTGAAAGATGTGGTAGAAAATCTTATTATTAAGTAA
- a CDS encoding alpha/beta hydrolase, whose translation MVACLCIHGFTGSPSEVKPLADYLREHTDWDVLAPTLPGHDHLRHLKNVTYKDWIVFVDSILSQMLKEDDEVYIIGFSMGGLLAGWLARHYPEVKKLVLLSTAVNAMEWPQLVENSKQVLTEAKEVTLKNSPMFKRYQKKVTETPWTSALQFKKMVALAKPVFEHIEIPTFIAQGSADQVVPAEKSVNFLMESIPGPKELFILEGSKHVICQDEQADKLFAAVLTFLQKDVAVLNTK comes from the coding sequence ATGGTTGCTTGTTTGTGTATTCATGGTTTTACTGGTTCGCCGTCCGAGGTGAAGCCGCTCGCTGACTATTTGCGAGAGCATACAGATTGGGATGTTTTAGCACCCACATTACCTGGCCATGATCACCTGCGCCACTTAAAGAATGTGACGTATAAAGATTGGATTGTTTTTGTAGATAGTATTTTAAGCCAAATGCTAAAAGAAGACGATGAAGTATATATTATTGGTTTTTCTATGGGGGGATTACTCGCTGGATGGCTCGCGAGACATTATCCGGAAGTAAAAAAACTAGTACTTCTGAGCACAGCCGTAAATGCAATGGAATGGCCGCAACTTGTCGAAAATTCCAAGCAAGTATTAACGGAAGCGAAAGAAGTCACGCTCAAAAACAGCCCGATGTTCAAACGTTACCAAAAGAAAGTAACGGAAACGCCTTGGACTTCCGCGCTACAATTCAAAAAAATGGTAGCTTTAGCAAAGCCAGTTTTTGAACATATTGAAATTCCAACTTTTATTGCACAAGGCAGTGCCGACCAAGTAGTTCCTGCTGAAAAAAGTGTTAATTTCTTAATGGAAAGTATTCCTGGTCCAAAAGAATTATTTATTTTAGAAGGTTCGAAACACGTGATTTGTCAAGATGAACAAGCGGACAAATTATTTGCAGCTGTTTTAACGTTTTTGCAAAAAGATGTCGCTGTTTTAAATACCAAATAA
- a CDS encoding LacI family DNA-binding transcriptional regulator has protein sequence MKKVTMQDIADRLNITKNSVSQALGNKNGVSEQTKLAVFKMADELGYKYKREIAREVVKEKFALLATSFALSQRSFFGEIIDNMKQSIIAHQAELIIFPVTDEEAATNQLPEQLTSENWTGIFLLSHINTDYSKKVIDLGIPVILIDHHDPHLKADAVISQNKDGAFMAVEFLIHNKHQKIGFLGDVTFSPSYEERLEGYKKALQYYHIPFNEKYAITRIKEEQTTLYRTLDELDELPTAWFCVNSGLGFILNTYLQSKGYNIPKDLSIICFDNTEFTVLSNPQLTTMCTNLSFMGEKAVELMYNRIRKPDEGFVHLALATNLIARDSVGENKKTDSASES, from the coding sequence ATGAAGAAAGTTACGATGCAGGATATTGCTGACAGGCTAAATATAACCAAAAATTCAGTCTCACAAGCTTTAGGCAATAAAAATGGGGTTAGCGAACAAACTAAACTAGCGGTTTTTAAAATGGCTGATGAATTAGGTTATAAATATAAAAGAGAAATCGCACGTGAGGTTGTCAAAGAAAAATTTGCGCTTTTAGCAACTTCTTTCGCCCTTTCGCAGCGCAGTTTTTTTGGCGAAATTATTGATAATATGAAACAAAGTATTATCGCCCACCAAGCCGAACTTATTATTTTTCCAGTTACGGATGAGGAAGCGGCAACAAATCAATTGCCCGAGCAGCTTACAAGTGAGAACTGGACTGGAATTTTCTTGCTGTCGCATATTAACACCGATTATAGTAAAAAAGTAATCGACCTCGGCATACCAGTAATACTGATAGATCACCATGATCCTCATTTAAAAGCCGACGCGGTTATTAGCCAAAACAAAGACGGCGCTTTTATGGCCGTAGAATTTTTAATTCACAATAAGCATCAGAAAATCGGTTTTCTTGGTGATGTTACTTTTTCTCCAAGTTATGAAGAGCGGCTAGAAGGATATAAAAAAGCTTTGCAGTACTATCACATTCCTTTTAACGAAAAATATGCCATCACTCGCATCAAAGAAGAACAAACTACATTGTATAGAACTTTAGACGAACTGGACGAACTCCCTACTGCTTGGTTTTGCGTCAACTCAGGTCTTGGATTTATTCTCAACACTTATTTGCAGTCGAAAGGCTATAATATCCCGAAAGACTTATCGATTATTTGCTTTGATAATACCGAGTTTACTGTACTAAGTAATCCGCAGCTGACAACGATGTGTACTAACCTTAGTTTTATGGGTGAGAAAGCTGTCGAACTGATGTATAATCGCATAAGAAAACCAGATGAAGGTTTTGTTCATCTGGCGCTTGCAACTAATTTAATAGCCCGAGATTCTGTTGGCGAAAATAAAAAAACCGATTCAGCGAGCGAGAGCTGA
- a CDS encoding ABC transporter substrate-binding protein, with protein sequence MKIRKIAIAALSVVVAGSLLTACGGGNSKGDDNGKTKVTFWAAPNPTQVKYWDEMAKAYEKENPDVTIEVSQMKESPSSEATIQSAIASKTAPTMSENINRSFAAQLADSKAIVPLNDVKGLDDVVKERNMSETMDSWKFSDGNQYVLPVYSNPILFAWRLDTLKELGYDAPPKTYSEALEVGKKLKAKYPDKVLWAKGDLSDPTAWMRWFDFFPLYDAASKGNAFVEDGKLVADDKAGTELLTFMSELQKNKLLLASKATDPFETGTSIMADNGPWTFPNWDEKFPELKYNENYAITAPLVPDSMANEKNIATYADSKGVVMYAQATDKEKEAAMDFLKFVYNDDKNDLKFLETTNLIPARDDATENETFTAFFKENPELEVYAANVPYSIPAMDDAKYNDIQQILGEEAWNPVVRGEKKPAKAWSDMKKAEDGVLQE encoded by the coding sequence ATGAAGATTAGAAAAATTGCTATTGCAGCTCTTAGTGTTGTGGTTGCTGGGTCATTACTCACTGCTTGTGGCGGTGGAAACAGCAAAGGCGATGATAATGGTAAAACAAAAGTAACGTTTTGGGCAGCTCCAAATCCAACACAAGTAAAATATTGGGATGAAATGGCGAAAGCTTACGAAAAAGAAAATCCAGATGTAACGATTGAAGTTTCCCAAATGAAAGAAAGTCCATCATCGGAAGCAACTATCCAATCAGCTATTGCCTCTAAAACGGCGCCAACAATGTCTGAAAATATCAATCGTAGTTTCGCTGCGCAATTAGCTGACAGTAAAGCGATTGTTCCTTTGAACGATGTAAAAGGACTTGATGATGTTGTCAAAGAACGAAACATGAGCGAAACAATGGATTCTTGGAAATTCTCTGATGGAAATCAATATGTGCTGCCAGTTTACTCCAATCCAATTCTTTTTGCTTGGCGTTTAGATACACTGAAAGAACTTGGCTATGATGCACCGCCAAAAACATATAGTGAAGCGCTAGAAGTTGGTAAAAAACTAAAAGCGAAATATCCAGATAAAGTGCTTTGGGCGAAAGGGGATTTATCTGATCCAACTGCTTGGATGCGCTGGTTTGATTTCTTCCCGCTTTATGATGCAGCTTCTAAAGGAAATGCATTTGTAGAAGATGGCAAATTAGTAGCAGACGATAAAGCAGGAACAGAGTTATTAACATTTATGTCCGAATTACAAAAAAACAAATTACTTCTTGCAAGTAAAGCAACAGATCCATTTGAAACTGGAACAAGCATCATGGCAGATAATGGCCCGTGGACTTTCCCTAACTGGGACGAAAAATTCCCGGAACTTAAATATAACGAAAACTACGCAATCACAGCGCCACTAGTACCAGACAGCATGGCGAATGAAAAAAATATTGCTACATACGCTGATTCGAAAGGCGTTGTAATGTATGCACAAGCAACAGATAAAGAAAAAGAAGCAGCAATGGATTTCTTGAAATTCGTTTATAACGATGACAAAAATGACTTGAAATTCTTAGAAACAACTAACTTAATTCCTGCGCGTGATGATGCAACAGAAAACGAAACTTTCACAGCATTCTTTAAAGAAAATCCAGAACTCGAAGTTTATGCAGCTAATGTACCATATAGTATTCCTGCAATGGATGACGCAAAATACAATGACATTCAACAAATTCTTGGTGAAGAAGCATGGAACCCGGTTGTTCGCGGGGAGAAAAAACCTGCTAAAGCATGGTCAGATATGAAGAAAGCGGAGGACGGGGTGCTTCAAGAATGA
- a CDS encoding carbohydrate ABC transporter permease, whose amino-acid sequence MKRRNNKLGWSFTSPYLIFTAIFFLVPLVWSIWLSVTDWNMMSPEINFVGFDNFIKAFTSPAVKAAFFVTYKFLIVFVPMALIISMIVAVLVNGLPKFKGLYLVAFFLPYLSSGVVTSLIVQGLLSYNSALNVFLRGHFGWDIDWLGTPMSALVIISLMIAWKMSGYYALILISGLASINHEIYEAAAMDGSGRFRTFWKVTVPMLYPALFTVIVLAVGVSFGIFTEVYQLTGGGPNFATNTWQMEIFNQAFVNLNSGYASAISLMAATVTFASIGVIKKMLEKWGQRNGWT is encoded by the coding sequence ATGAAGCGGCGAAATAACAAATTGGGCTGGTCATTTACCAGCCCGTATCTCATATTCACTGCGATATTTTTCTTAGTGCCACTTGTTTGGTCAATATGGTTATCCGTGACTGATTGGAACATGATGAGTCCAGAGATCAATTTTGTAGGCTTTGATAATTTTATTAAGGCATTTACTAGTCCGGCAGTAAAAGCAGCCTTTTTTGTTACTTATAAATTTTTAATTGTGTTTGTTCCTATGGCGTTAATTATTTCGATGATTGTCGCTGTGTTAGTGAACGGCTTGCCGAAGTTTAAAGGGCTTTATTTGGTGGCGTTTTTCCTTCCGTACTTGTCTTCAGGTGTTGTAACTTCTCTTATTGTACAAGGTTTACTTTCTTATAATAGTGCGCTAAATGTGTTTTTACGTGGGCATTTTGGTTGGGATATTGATTGGCTGGGGACGCCGATGTCAGCACTCGTTATTATTTCCTTGATGATTGCTTGGAAAATGTCTGGTTATTATGCGCTTATTTTAATTTCTGGTCTTGCGAGTATTAATCATGAAATTTATGAAGCGGCAGCGATGGACGGTTCTGGTCGATTTAGAACATTTTGGAAAGTGACTGTGCCGATGCTTTACCCAGCTTTATTTACCGTGATTGTTTTAGCGGTTGGCGTGAGTTTTGGTATTTTTACCGAAGTTTACCAACTGACTGGCGGTGGACCAAACTTTGCAACGAACACATGGCAAATGGAGATTTTCAACCAAGCGTTTGTTAACTTGAATTCTGGTTATGCTTCAGCGATTTCTCTAATGGCTGCTACTGTAACGTTTGCATCAATTGGTGTGATTAAGAAAATGCTTGAGAAATGGGGTCAAAGAAATGGTTGGACATAA
- a CDS encoding carbohydrate ABC transporter permease, translating into MVGHNSKAGKIVRYILTTLLMLIMIYPFIYLVLNSFAAWDQVDKKLIPTEFTTRSWDWLFGNSVVAAPAPWIHAFINTIIVSTIATGLMLLFGLMVGYALAKVDFKGKKIVNNAILFQMFFPAIILLIPQFLMITDFGLLDTYAGMIIPTMLSLWAVFMYTNFFKAIPDTLIEAAKLDGASDLKILFRVVLPMSKSITTVIFLFLFTDRWTNLLWDMLVTKSDGTVTLNVLISQMFGPYATYPGPMYAASVLLTLPLIILFLFFSKKFQEGMQFTLK; encoded by the coding sequence ATGGTTGGACATAATAGTAAAGCGGGTAAAATTGTTCGCTATATACTGACAACATTACTCATGCTGATCATGATTTATCCGTTTATTTATTTGGTTTTAAACTCATTTGCTGCTTGGGATCAAGTAGATAAAAAGTTGATTCCGACAGAATTCACTACTCGTTCGTGGGATTGGTTATTTGGTAATTCAGTCGTTGCGGCACCGGCACCATGGATTCATGCGTTTATTAATACAATTATTGTTTCCACCATTGCGACAGGCTTGATGCTGCTTTTCGGTCTAATGGTTGGTTATGCACTTGCAAAAGTGGATTTTAAGGGCAAAAAAATTGTTAATAATGCGATTTTATTTCAAATGTTTTTCCCGGCAATTATCTTGCTGATTCCGCAGTTTTTAATGATTACGGATTTTGGATTATTGGATACCTATGCGGGAATGATTATTCCAACGATGCTTAGCTTATGGGCTGTATTCATGTATACCAACTTTTTCAAAGCGATACCAGACACATTAATTGAAGCTGCCAAACTGGATGGGGCGAGTGATTTGAAGATTTTGTTTCGGGTTGTTTTGCCAATGTCTAAATCAATTACGACCGTTATTTTCTTATTCCTTTTCACAGACAGATGGACGAATTTACTTTGGGATATGCTTGTAACGAAGAGTGATGGAACGGTCACGTTGAATGTGCTTATCTCACAAATGTTTGGCCCGTATGCAACCTATCCAGGCCCAATGTATGCGGCTTCGGTACTGTTAACACTTCCACTAATCATTCTATTCTTATTCTTCTCGAAGAAATTCCAAGAAGGAATGCAATTTACTTTGAAATAA
- a CDS encoding alpha-amylase family glycosyl hydrolase yields the protein MEFWRRSVFYEIYMKSFQDSNGDGLGDFKGLTSRLDYLVDLGIDGIWLTPFYPSPQVDNGYDVSDYCDINPDYGDMTDFRAFMKAADAREIKVIIDLVLNHSSTEHAWFKESRSSKTNPKRDYYIWREKPNNWESFFGGSAWEMDELTGEYYYHSFAKEQADLNWANKAVRAEMEQVLAFWLNEGVAGFRLDVINNLTLVLEFPDNPVVSSEMEHVYDRNQSGLEQALEDIASFCRKERDVFLVGEISSDKLPEIARYSSKKMLDVTFNFNFGSVNQLDAKSVFTTLNEMETALNEGQWPTLFFGSHDMSRFRSRLASGDIVKTQLLAFLMLTAKGVPFIYYGEEVGMPDLTFSSVKEMRDIQGTAAYYQALQTGTDEKQALEIAIEKTRDKARGPMIFPDGKPFTLGESWIKMAILPEEEARMMWDFYQALLAFRKENDFKEMEYTFLKLNGEVLSYQRGDFIFLLHFGEKEVTYSLQGNYRLVFGEAMMAENGIRMGAHTGIALKVEG from the coding sequence TTGGAGTTTTGGCGTCGTAGTGTGTTTTATGAAATTTATATGAAATCATTTCAAGATAGTAATGGTGATGGTTTGGGTGATTTTAAAGGTTTAACGAGCAGGTTAGATTATCTAGTGGATTTGGGAATTGATGGTATTTGGCTGACTCCATTTTATCCTTCACCGCAAGTGGATAATGGTTATGATGTGTCGGATTACTGCGATATTAACCCGGATTACGGCGATATGACTGATTTTCGAGCATTTATGAAAGCGGCAGATGCGAGAGAAATAAAGGTTATTATCGACTTAGTATTAAATCATTCGTCAACAGAGCATGCTTGGTTTAAGGAATCGCGTAGTAGTAAGACGAATCCTAAACGAGATTATTATATTTGGCGAGAAAAGCCAAATAATTGGGAATCGTTTTTTGGTGGTTCTGCTTGGGAAATGGATGAACTTACTGGCGAGTATTACTATCATAGTTTTGCAAAAGAACAAGCTGACTTAAACTGGGCGAATAAAGCTGTTCGCGCAGAAATGGAGCAAGTTTTAGCGTTTTGGTTGAATGAGGGAGTGGCGGGATTCAGGTTAGATGTTATCAATAATTTAACGCTCGTGCTTGAATTTCCGGATAATCCAGTCGTATCTAGTGAAATGGAGCATGTGTATGACCGTAATCAGAGTGGATTAGAACAAGCGTTAGAGGATATCGCTTCCTTTTGTCGAAAAGAGCGCGACGTCTTTTTAGTAGGCGAAATTAGCTCGGATAAGTTACCTGAAATTGCTCGATATAGCTCGAAAAAAATGCTAGATGTCACGTTTAATTTTAATTTTGGCAGTGTTAATCAGCTAGATGCAAAATCTGTATTTACGACATTGAATGAGATGGAAACGGCATTAAACGAAGGGCAGTGGCCGACGCTTTTCTTTGGAAGTCATGATATGAGCAGGTTCAGAAGTCGCCTCGCATCTGGAGACATAGTAAAGACCCAGTTGCTCGCATTTTTAATGTTAACTGCGAAAGGCGTGCCGTTTATATACTACGGAGAAGAGGTGGGTATGCCTGATTTAACGTTTTCTTCCGTAAAAGAGATGCGCGATATTCAAGGAACAGCAGCGTACTATCAAGCTTTACAAACTGGTACAGATGAAAAACAAGCACTCGAAATCGCTATTGAAAAAACGCGTGACAAAGCACGTGGGCCGATGATTTTCCCAGATGGAAAGCCATTTACTCTTGGTGAATCGTGGATTAAAATGGCGATTTTGCCGGAAGAAGAAGCACGGATGATGTGGGATTTTTATCAAGCATTACTCGCATTTCGTAAAGAAAATGATTTTAAAGAGATGGAATATACTTTTTTGAAGTTGAATGGAGAAGTACTCAGTTATCAGCGAGGTGATTTTATCTTTTTACTTCATTTTGGTGAGAAAGAGGTAACTTATTCGCTTCAGGGGAACTATCGGCTTGTTTTTGGAGAAGCGATGATGGCAGAAAATGGTATTAGAATGGGCGCGCATACTGGAATCGCGCTTAAAGTGGAGGGATAA